The genome window GAACCGGCCTCCTGCAAAAGCATCCGCATGGGCGTGGTCAGCTGGACCGATGTGATCGCCACCTCCGGCATGGCCGACGTGCTGCTCAATGGCCTGGGCTACGACAGCAAACAGACCAGCGCGGTGCAGCAGATCATCTTCGCCGGCATCCGTGACAAGCGCCTGGACATCTTCCTCGGCTACTGGAAGCCGGCAATGGACAACAACATCGCGCCGTTCCTGGCGGCCAGGCAGGTCAAGGTCTTCGACACCCCGAGCCTCGCCGACGCCCAGGCCACCCTGGCCGTGCCGCAATATGTGGCCGACGCGGGCTTGAAGACCTTTGCCGACATCGCCCGCTTTAAGGACAAACTGGGCGGCAAGATCTATGGCATCGAACCGGGCAGCGGCGCGAACACCGATATCCAGAAAATGATCGACACCAACCGCTTCGGCCTGGGCGGCTTCAAGCTGGTGGCCTCGGGTGAAGCGGGCATGCTCGCCGCCGTGCAGCGCGCGGTGAACCGCAAGGAGTTCGTGGTGTTCGTCGGCTGGACCCCGCACCCGATGAACATCAACATGAAAATGGCCTACCTCACCGGCAGCGAAGACGTGTTCGGCCCCGACGAAGGCCGCGCCACGGTCTCCACCGTTACCGCGCCGGACTTTGCCGAGCGCTGCCCCAACGCCAACCGCCTGTTGGAGAACCTTACCTTAACCGCCGCCCAGGAAAGCCAGTTGATGGTACCGATCATGGAGCGCCAGTCGCCGCAGGATGTGGCCAGGCAATGGCTGCGTGATCACCCCGAGGATTTGCAGCGCTGGTTGACTGGGGTAAAGGCGTTTGATGGCGGCGATGGTGTAGCGGCGGTGCAGGCGAGCCTTAAATGAACCCATACCCGATTTCGCCTGAACTGGCAGCGTTCGTAGCGAAGACCGAGTCGTTCACCAGCGACGACACGTCGCTGGCTGGGTTGCGCCACGGCTACGACCGCATGTGCCAGGCGTTTACCCCGCCGGTGCTCGACGGACTGGCGATGACGGATTTTTCCCTGGCTGGCGTGGGGGTGCGCAGTTATCTGCCCACTGCCCCCATGCCCTCGGATGGCTGGCCGTGCCTCCTTTATATGCACGGCGGGGGTTGGGTGGTCGGCGGGCTGGATTCCCACGACTTCATCTGCTTCGAACTGGCCAGCGCCTTGCGCGTACTGGTGATCGCCGTCGACTACCGGCTGGCGCCGGAGCATCCGTTCCCCGCTGCCTATGAGGATTGCCGCGCCGTGTGGCAGGCGATCCAGGCGGGGCAGGGGCCGCATGCTATCAACCTGCAACGCCTGTTGGTGATCGGCGACAGCGCGGGCGGCAATCTGGCAGCGGCGTTGTGCCTGGGGTTGCGTGACGACCGGCAGCCACTGCCGGTGGCCCAGGTGCTGATTTACCCGGGGCTGGGCGGCCCACCTGACCTGCCGTCGCGACTTGACTGCGCGGATGCGCCCTTGCTTAGCAGCGCCGACACTGACAGTTACCTGGCGCTGTACCTGCAGGGCAGCGGCAAGCCCACGCCTTATGCCATGCCGCTGCTGGCCAACGACTTCAGCGGTTTGCCCAAGGCATGCATTGCCGTGGCCCAATTCGACCCGCTGCGCGATGACGGCATGCTTTACGCCGAGCGCCTGCAAGCGGCGGGTGTGAGCAGCGTGCTGTATCCCGGCAAAGGCCTGGTGCACGGCTGTTTGCGGGCGCGGCGGCACGTGCCGGAGGTGGACCGCCTCTACGATTTCCTGCTGGATTACCTGGGGAGCGAAGGGCTGACACAGGTCTAAGCGCTCTAGGACATGCTCATTGCACAATTCGGGTTTATAGTGCCAGACGGCAAAATAAAAGACGTCCCCCCAGGGATGAACCCGACCCCTTACGGAGCGCGCAATGCAGACTTGGTACCCGCAGATCAAACCCTACGCCCGGCACGATCTGGCAGTCGATGACATCCACACGCTGTACGTCGATGAAAGTGGCTCCCCCGAAGGCTTGCCCGTCGTATTCATCCATGGTGGCCCTGGTTCCGGTTGTGATGCGCAGAGCCGCTGCTATTTCGATCCCAACCTGTACCGCATCGTCACCTTCGACCAGCGCGGCTGCGGGCGCTCCACCCCGCGCGCCAGCCTGGAAAACAACACCACCTGGGACCTGGTCGCCGACCTTGAGCGTATCCGCGAGCACCTGGGCATCGACAAATGGGTGTTGTTCGGCGGTTCCTGGGGCTCGACCCTGTCCCTCGCCTACGCGCAAACCCACCCGGAGCGCGTGCATGGCCTGATCGTGCGCGGCATTTTCCTGGCACGGCCGCAGGACATTCATTGGTTCTACCAGGAGGGCGCGAGCCGCCTGTTCCCGGATTACTGGCAGGACTACATCGCGCCGATCCCGGTGGAAGAGCGCCACGACATGATCGCGGCCTACCACAAGCGCCTTACCGGCAACGATCAGATCGCCCAGATGCACGCGGCCAAGGCTTGGTCGGGCTGGGAAGGGCGCATGCTGGGCCTGTGCCCGAGCCCGGCGCACGTGGAGCGTTTTTCCGAGCCGCAACGCGCCCTGTCCATCGCGCGAATCGAGTGCCACTACTTCACCAACAACTCGTTCCTGGAGCCCAACCAGCTGATCCGCGATATGCACAAGATCGCCCATCTACCTGGCGTAATCATCCACGGGCGCTACGATATGATCTGCCCATTGGATAACGCCTGGGCGTTGCACCAGGCGTGGCCCAACAGTGAGCTGCAGGTGATTCGCGAAGCCGGCCATGCGGCGTCCGAACCCGGCATCACCGATGCCTTGGTACGTGCGACCAGCGAAATGGCACGTCGCTTGCTCGATCTGCCGCCTGAAGAAGCATGAAGGGCCTGTTGCAACGGGTGCGCGGCGCCCGGGTCGAGGTGGCGGGCGAAATCGTCGGCGCCATCGACCAGGGTTTGCTGGTATTGGTGGCCGTCGAGCCTGCGGATACGCCGGAAAGTGCCGATAAACTGCTGCACAAGCTGCTGAACTACCGGGTGTTCAGCGATGACGAAGGCAAGATGAACCTGTCGTTGAAGGATATCGACGGCGGTTTGTTGCTGGTGTCGCAGTTCACCCTGGCAGCGGACACCAAGAGCGGGCTGCGGCCGAGCTTCTCCACAGCGGCCCCGCCGGCCCTGGGAGCGGCGCTTTTTGATCACTTGCTGTTACAAGCGCAACAATTGCATGGCAAGGTGGCGTCGGGGCGTTTTGGCGCGGATATGCAGGTGCATTTGGTCAATGATGGCCCTGTGACCTTCCTCTTGCAGACGTGAATGTATTAAAAACGACTTTTAATGCCTAAAAACGCAGGGTTTCGCTACAAATACTTCGTTGTCCCTGATGCGTTGTCTCGCGGGCTACTAGATAATCGCGCGCTACGGGGATCAGCGTTGTTTGGTCCATTTTTGACTTAGGTAGAGACTTGTCCGATCGCCAATGGGGAATCATTTTGCCCCAGGGGAGTCGGAACAATGCTCGCCAACCTGGCATATAGATAGCTGGCCGTTGGTTTTTTGATCTGTTTTCGGCGAGGGTTGCTCGTGATTGTTAGTCCCTGTAATGCACCAAAATTGTCTGCCAAACGGTTACGAAACGCACTGGTGACGGGCTCCGCCCTGTTTTGCCTGTTCGGCGCGGGTCAACTGTGGGCATTCAGTCTGGATGATGTGTCGGCCAAGGCTAAAGAGTTGGCCGGGCAGAAATACGAAGCTCCGCGCAGCAATCTGCCGAACGAATTCCGCGAAATGAAATTCGCGGACTACCAGAAGATTCGTTTCCGCAACGAAAAAGCCGAGTGGGCCGATCAGAACACCCCGTTCAAGCTGTCCTTCTATCACCAGGGTATGCACTTCGATACACCGGTGAAAATCAACGAAGTCACTGCCGACAGCGTGCAGGAAATCAAGTACGACCCGACGCGCTTCGATTTCGGCGACGTGAAGTTTGATCCCAAAGCCACCGAACAGCTGGGCTATGCCGGCTTCCGTGTGCTGTACCCGATCAACAAGGCCGACAAGCAAGACGAAATCATGACCATGCTGGGCGCGAGCTACTTCCGCGTGGTCGGCAAGGGCCAGGCATATGGCTTGTCCGCCCGTGGCATGGCAATCGACACAGCACTGCCGTCCGGCGAAGAATTCCCGCGTTTCACCGAGTTCTGGATCGAGCGTCCAAAGCCGGGTGAGAAACAACTGGTGATCTTTGCCCTGCTGGACTCGCCGCGCGCTACCGGTGCTTACCGCCTGATCCTGCGTCCGGGCACCGACACCATTGTCGACGTGAAATCCCAGATGTTCCTGCGCGACAAGGTCAGCAAACTGGGTGTTGCCCCGTTGACCAGCATGTACCTGTTCGGCGCGAACCAGCCGTCCAAGGTGCTGAACTACCGCCGTGAGCTGCACGATTCCAGCGGCCTGTCGATCCATGCCGGCAACGGCGAGTGGATCTGGCGCCCCCTGAACAACCCTAAACACCTGTCGGTCAGCAACTTTACCGTCGAGAACCCGCGTGGTTTCGGCCTGCTGCAACGCGGCCGCGACTTCAGCCACTACGAAGACCTCGACGACAACTACGACAAGCGCCCAAGCGCCTGGATCGAGCCTGAGGGCGACTGGGGCAAAGGCACCGTCAACCTGGTAGAGATTCCGACTGCCGATGAAACCAACGACAACATCGTTGCGTTCTGGAGCCCGGAAAAACTGCCGGAAGTGGGCCAGCCACTGGACGTTTCCTACCGCCTGCACTGGACCATGGACGAAAAATCCCTGCACCCGGCCGACAGCGCCTGGGTCAAGCAGACCCTGCGTTCCACCGGTGACGTGAAGCAATCCAACCTGATCCGCCAGCCGGATGGCAGCGTGGCGTACCTGGTTGACTTCGAGGGCCCGTCCCTCAAGGCCCTGCCATCGGATGCCGCGGTTCGCAGCCAGGTGAGTGTCAGCGACAACGCCGAACTGGTTGAAAACAGCGTGCGCTACAACGAGCACACCAAAGGCTGGCGCCTGACCCTGCGCATGAAGATCAAGGACGCAGGCAAGCCGACCGAAATGCGTGCGGCGCTGGTGCAGGATGTTCCGCCTCCGGCCCCTGAGCAGGACACGAGCCACGTGCTCAAGGCTGACAAGGTGCTGGCCAAGCAACACGAGAAACAGGCCAAGAAAGACGCGAAAGACAAGGAAGCCAAGCAGCCAGAAGCTGCCCCAGCCACGCCGGAGCCGATCAAGACCGAACAAGTCCTGACCGAAACCTGGAGCTATCAGTTGCCTGCCGATGAGTAATTCTCAAATCCAGCCGGAGACTCTGTCCGAGTACCTGGCGCATCTACCGATGACCGCTGAGCAGCGCGCCGAACTGGCGGGCTGCACGTCCTTCAGCGAGCTGCACGAGCGCTTGTCGTCGAAGACCTTCGACGCGCCCATCGATGCCGCCCAGGCGTCGGTTGGCACGCGGTTGACCCTCAGCACCGCCGAAGAGCTGCAGGACGCCGAAATGCTGGCCCTCGACGCCGAGGGCCGCGTGTGCCTCAAGGCCACGCCGCCGATCCGTCGCACCCGCGTGGTGCCGGAGCCGTGGCGCACCAATATCCTGGTGCGCGGCTGGCGCCGCATTACCGGGCGCAGCAACCCGCCGGCCCCGCCGAAAGATGAGCGCGTATTGCCGGCTGCCCGCTGGCGTACCGTCGGTTCGATTCGCCGCTACATCCTGCTGGTGCTGATGATCGGCCAGACCCTCGTGGCCGGTTGGTACATGAAAGGCATCATGCCGTACCAGGGCTGGTCGCTGGTCGACTTCGACGAGATCCGCAACCAGACCCTGCTGCAAACCGCGACCCAGGTACTGCCGTACGCCCTGCAAACCAGCATCCTGATCATGTTCGGGATCTTGTTCTGCTGGGTATCGGCCGGTTTCTGGACCGCGTTGATGGGCTTCCTGGAGTTGCTCACAGGTCACGATAAATACCGCATCTCCGGTAAAAGCGCCGGCGACGAGCCGATCCCGAAAGACGCCCGCACCGCGCTGGTGATGCCGATCTGCAACGAAGACGTGCCCCGGGTGTTTGCCGGTTTGCGTGCGACGTTCGAGTCGGTCGCCGCCACCGGGGACCTGGATCGCTTCGACTTCTTCGTGCTCAGCGACAGCAACGAGGCCGACATCTGCATCGCCGAACAGCAAGCCTGGCTTGATGTGTGCCGCGAAGCCGGTGGTTTCGGCAAGATCTTCTATCGTCGTCGCCGCCGTCGCGTGAAGCGTAAGAGCGGCAACCTCGACGACTTCTGCCGTCGCTGGGGCGGTGACTATAAATACATGGTCGTACTCGACGCCGACAGCGTGATGAGCGGCGAATGCCTGACCAGCCTGGTGCGCCTGATGGAAGCCACGCCGGATGCGGGGATTATCCAGACTGCGCCACGTGCGTCGGGCATGGACACCCTGTATGCGCGCATGCAGCAGTTCGCTACTCGTGTGTACGGCCCGCTGTTCACCGCCGGCCTGCACTTCTGGCAGCTGGGTGAATCCCACTACTGGGGTCACAACGCGATCATCCGCATGAAGCCGTTCATCGAGCATTGCGCCCTGGCGCCCTTGCCGGGTAAAGGCGCGTTCGCCGGTTCCATCCTGTCCCATGACTTCGTTGAAGCCGCGCTGATGCGCCGTGCCGGCTGGGGCGTGTGGATCGCCTACGACCTGCCGGGCAGCTATGAAGAGCTGCCGCCGAACCTGCTGGATGAACTCAAGCGTGACCGTCGCTGGTGCCACGGTAACCTGATGAACTTCCGCCTGTTCCTGGTCAAAGGCATGCACCCGGTGCACCGTGCGGTGTTCCTGACCGGTGTAATGTCCTACCTGTCGGCGCCGTTGTGGTTCCTGTTCCTGGTGCTGTCCACGGCCTTGCTGGCGGTGAACACCCTGATGGAACCGCAGTACTTCATGGCACCCCGCCAGTTGTACCCGCTGTGGCCGCAATGGCATCCGGACAAGGCGGTGGCGCTGTTCTCCACCACCATCGTGCTGCTGTTCCTGCCGAAACTGTTGAGCATCATCCTGATCTGGGCCAAGGGCGCGAAAGAGTTCGGTGGCAAGTTCAAGGTGACCCTGTCGATGCTGCTGGAGATGCTGTTTTCCATGCTGCTGGCGCCGGTGCGGATGATCTTTCACACCCGCTTCGTCCTCGCCGCGTTCCTCGGCTGGGCCGCGACCTGGAACTCACCGCAGCGTGACGATGACTCCACCCCGTGGAGCGAGGCCGTCAAGCGCCACGGTCCGCAAACCGTGCTGGGCTTCCTGTGGGCGCTGTTGGTGGTGTGGTTGAACCCGAGCTTCCTGTGGTGGCTGGTGCCTATCGTCGGTTCGCTAATGCTGTCGATCCCGGTGTCGGTGATTTCCAGCCGTGTCGGGCTGGGCCTCAAGTCTCGTGACGAGAGCCTGTTCCTGATCCCCGAGGAATACAATCCGCCGCAAGCGCTGCTGTCTACAGACAAGTACACCCACGAAAACCGTTGGCACGCGCTGAATGACGGCTTCGTGCGTTCGGTGGTCGACCCGCAGCAGAACGCTTTGGCTTGCGCCCTGGCAACCTCGCGTCACGCCCAGGCCGAGCCGATCGAGTACCTGCGTACCGAACGTGTGCGCCACGCGCTGAAAGTCGGCCCTGCCGGCCTCAACAACGGCGAACGCCTGGCCCTGCTCAGTGACCCGGTCGCCCTGGCGCGCCTGCATGAGCAGGTCTGGAGTGAAGGTCATACCGAGTGGCTCGCCGCCTGGCGGGACTCGATCAAGGCTGATCCGCACGCACCGTTGCTGCCGCTGCAACCACTGTCGTCCCAGGCTCAACCGGCCTGATTCAGGCACCCCCGAGGGCTCACCTCGGGGGTGCTTCAAGCGCTGATCCTACAGCGTTTCCCGGTTCTTCCTTCTTTGTGCCAACCCCTTGTTTTTTCGAAACAAAAGACCCTCGTTCGAGGCGTATTGCCGTGCGCGTGGCTGCGTTAGCATCGCCCCCGCATTTGACTTGGCACGGGGGATTCATGATCAAACGGTATTGTTCGGCGCTGCTGATAGGCGCAGTCGCTTTCATTCACATGGGCCTGGCCCAGGCCGGCGCGATTGATGACGCCGTTCGGCGCGGCGTGCTGAAAGTCGGCACCACACCCACTTACGTGCCCTTCGAAATGACCGATAAGCAGGGGCGCATCGTCGGGTTTGAAATCGACCTGCTCAAGGTCATGAGCCAAGCCCTCGGGGTCGAACTTGAGTTGGTCGCGGTGCCCTACACCGAACTGGTTACGGGGCTCTTGACGAAGAAATTTGATCTGATCGGCAGCGGTATGACCGTCACCCAGGAACGTAACCTCAAGTTGAATTTCAGCGATTCGTTCATCGTCGTTGGCCAGTCGGTGTTGTTACACCCAAGCCTTGCGGGCAAGGTCACCAGTGTCGAAGACCTCGATGACCCCGGCTACCGAATTGCCGCCACCGAAGGTACCACCGGCGAGTCAGCGGCCCGACGCTTTCTGGGGGCGGCGCGACTCAGCAGTTTTGCCACGCCAGAGGAAGGCGTACGCCAGGTGGTGCAGGGCAAGGCTGACGCCTTTATTCATGACGCCCCCTACAACCTGATCGCCCTGAGCCGTCCGGAAAACCACGCGCTGTTGGCACTTGAACAGCCCTTCACCTTCGAGCCCCTGGCGTTCGGCTTGAAAAAAGGTGATTTCGACAGCCTCAACTGGATCAACCATTTCCTCAATCAGGTGGCGCAGGACGGGACCTATGATCGCTTGCACGACAAGTGGTTTAAAGACACCGACTGGCTGGTGGAAATCGACTGAAAGTCATAACTGCTTACACATCAAGCCGTTGCCCGAGCTGCCTGGGCAGGTGTCTACCCCTGCGGTTTGCTGCAGCGTTGTGGGGCTTTTCCGACATACGCCGACAACAAATAGCCGTGAAACCTTTGTGACGGCAGGCGAGTGGGTTAGGATCGCACCCCGAAATGGTGCAGCCCTTTTGCGCGCCGACCTTATAAGAATGGTTCAGGGGACTTGATGATGAAAAAGTATCTTTCGATGCTGCTGCTCGGCGTCACCGCGCTGGTCGCGGCCAATGCGGCCCAGGCCGGTGCGATCGACGATGCAGTCAAGCGCGGCACGCTGAAGGTCGGCATGGACCCGACCTACATGCCGTTCGAAATGACAGACAAACGCGGTGAAATCATCGGTTTCGAAGTCGACATCCTCAAGGCCATGGCCAAGTCCATGGGCGTCAAGCTGGAGCTGGTCTCCACCGGCTACGACGGCATCATCCCGGCCTTCCTGACCGGCAAGTTCGACATGATCGGCAGCGGCATGACCCTGACCCAGGAACGCAACCTGCGCCTGAATTTCAGCGAACCCTTCATCGTGGTTGGGCAGACCCTGCTGATTCGCAAGGAGCTGGAAGGCACCATCAAGTCCTACAAAGACCTGAACGACGAGAAATACCGCCTGACCTCCAAGCTGGGCACCACCGGTGAGATGGTCGCCAAGAAGCTGATCTCCAAGGCCAAGTACCACGGCTACGACAACGAGCAGGAAGGCGTGCTGGACGTGGTCAACGGCAAGGCCGATGCCTTCGTGTATGACGCACCGTACAACGTGGTTGCCGAGAAGAAAGTCGGCAATGGCAAGCTGGTGTTCCTGGAAGAACCCTTCACCTTCGAACCCTTGGCGTTTGGTTTGAAGAAGGGCGACTACGACAGCATCAACTTCATCAACAACTTCCTGCACCAGATCCGTAACGACGGCACCTACGATCGCATCCATGACAAGTGGTTCAAGAGCTCGGAGTGGCTCAAGGACATGGAATAAGGTTTAGACCGAGTCGCGCCCTTCGCGAGCAAGCCCGCTCCCACATTCGACCGCCTTCTCCTGTTGGAACCTGGTCAAAATGTGGGAGCGGGCTTGCTCGCGAAGACGGCCTGACAAGCAACACCAATCCCGGAACTTGAAATGAAACAGAAAAAAGCCCAATGGCCCTGGCACCTGCTGACCGTGTTCGTGCTGGTCGGCCTGGCCGGCGCCTTGTACTACGCCACTTCGTTGATGTCCTATGAGTGGCGCTGGAACCGTGTACCGCAATACTTCGCCTACCAGGCCGAAACGTCCCAGCGCGCCGCTGACATCTCCACCGTGGTCGAGTTGGTACGCAAAGGCGATGTGGCCGAAGTGACGCTGCGCAACGACGCGGGCGCCGAGCAAAAGCTGACCGTGGCCGACAACAGCCTGCAAGTGGCGCGTGGCGATGATGTGGCCGAAGGCGATGTGGTGGGCGTGACCCGGCAGTGGGCGTTGGGGCCGTTGATGTGGGGCTTGTGGACCACGCTGTGGCTGTCGGTGGTGTCCGGCATCCTCGGTTTGGCGATCGGGCTGGCGACGGGTTTGTGTCGCTTGTCCAGCAACCCGACCCTGCGGGATCTGTCGACGATCTACGTCGAACTGGTACGCGGTACGCCGCTACTGGTGCAAATCTTCATTTTCTATTTCTTTATCGGCACGGTGCTAAACCTGTCCCGGGAATTTGCCGGGATCGCCGCGCTGTCGCTGTTTACCGGTGCCTACGTGGCGGAAATCGTCC of Pseudomonas azotoformans contains these proteins:
- the dtd gene encoding D-aminoacyl-tRNA deacylase yields the protein MKGLLQRVRGARVEVAGEIVGAIDQGLLVLVAVEPADTPESADKLLHKLLNYRVFSDDEGKMNLSLKDIDGGLLLVSQFTLAADTKSGLRPSFSTAAPPALGAALFDHLLLQAQQLHGKVASGRFGADMQVHLVNDGPVTFLLQT
- the mdoH gene encoding glucans biosynthesis glucosyltransferase MdoH is translated as MSNSQIQPETLSEYLAHLPMTAEQRAELAGCTSFSELHERLSSKTFDAPIDAAQASVGTRLTLSTAEELQDAEMLALDAEGRVCLKATPPIRRTRVVPEPWRTNILVRGWRRITGRSNPPAPPKDERVLPAARWRTVGSIRRYILLVLMIGQTLVAGWYMKGIMPYQGWSLVDFDEIRNQTLLQTATQVLPYALQTSILIMFGILFCWVSAGFWTALMGFLELLTGHDKYRISGKSAGDEPIPKDARTALVMPICNEDVPRVFAGLRATFESVAATGDLDRFDFFVLSDSNEADICIAEQQAWLDVCREAGGFGKIFYRRRRRRVKRKSGNLDDFCRRWGGDYKYMVVLDADSVMSGECLTSLVRLMEATPDAGIIQTAPRASGMDTLYARMQQFATRVYGPLFTAGLHFWQLGESHYWGHNAIIRMKPFIEHCALAPLPGKGAFAGSILSHDFVEAALMRRAGWGVWIAYDLPGSYEELPPNLLDELKRDRRWCHGNLMNFRLFLVKGMHPVHRAVFLTGVMSYLSAPLWFLFLVLSTALLAVNTLMEPQYFMAPRQLYPLWPQWHPDKAVALFSTTIVLLFLPKLLSIILIWAKGAKEFGGKFKVTLSMLLEMLFSMLLAPVRMIFHTRFVLAAFLGWAATWNSPQRDDDSTPWSEAVKRHGPQTVLGFLWALLVVWLNPSFLWWLVPIVGSLMLSIPVSVISSRVGLGLKSRDESLFLIPEEYNPPQALLSTDKYTHENRWHALNDGFVRSVVDPQQNALACALATSRHAQAEPIEYLRTERVRHALKVGPAGLNNGERLALLSDPVALARLHEQVWSEGHTEWLAAWRDSIKADPHAPLLPLQPLSSQAQPA
- a CDS encoding transporter substrate-binding domain-containing protein codes for the protein MIKRYCSALLIGAVAFIHMGLAQAGAIDDAVRRGVLKVGTTPTYVPFEMTDKQGRIVGFEIDLLKVMSQALGVELELVAVPYTELVTGLLTKKFDLIGSGMTVTQERNLKLNFSDSFIVVGQSVLLHPSLAGKVTSVEDLDDPGYRIAATEGTTGESAARRFLGAARLSSFATPEEGVRQVVQGKADAFIHDAPYNLIALSRPENHALLALEQPFTFEPLAFGLKKGDFDSLNWINHFLNQVAQDGTYDRLHDKWFKDTDWLVEID
- a CDS encoding amino acid ABC transporter permease codes for the protein MKQKKAQWPWHLLTVFVLVGLAGALYYATSLMSYEWRWNRVPQYFAYQAETSQRAADISTVVELVRKGDVAEVTLRNDAGAEQKLTVADNSLQVARGDDVAEGDVVGVTRQWALGPLMWGLWTTLWLSVVSGILGLAIGLATGLCRLSSNPTLRDLSTIYVELVRGTPLLVQIFIFYFFIGTVLNLSREFAGIAALSLFTGAYVAEIVRAGVQSITRGQNEAARSLGLSASQSMRHVVLPQAFKRVLPPLAGQFISLVKDTSLVSVIAITELLKSGREVITTSFSPFEILFCVAGLYLLINLPLSKMASRLERRLAQSD
- a CDS encoding choline ABC transporter substrate-binding protein: MKKLLLPLTCVALLSAHAMAAEPASCKSIRMGVVSWTDVIATSGMADVLLNGLGYDSKQTSAVQQIIFAGIRDKRLDIFLGYWKPAMDNNIAPFLAARQVKVFDTPSLADAQATLAVPQYVADAGLKTFADIARFKDKLGGKIYGIEPGSGANTDIQKMIDTNRFGLGGFKLVASGEAGMLAAVQRAVNRKEFVVFVGWTPHPMNINMKMAYLTGSEDVFGPDEGRATVSTVTAPDFAERCPNANRLLENLTLTAAQESQLMVPIMERQSPQDVARQWLRDHPEDLQRWLTGVKAFDGGDGVAAVQASLK
- a CDS encoding transporter substrate-binding domain-containing protein, whose translation is MKKYLSMLLLGVTALVAANAAQAGAIDDAVKRGTLKVGMDPTYMPFEMTDKRGEIIGFEVDILKAMAKSMGVKLELVSTGYDGIIPAFLTGKFDMIGSGMTLTQERNLRLNFSEPFIVVGQTLLIRKELEGTIKSYKDLNDEKYRLTSKLGTTGEMVAKKLISKAKYHGYDNEQEGVLDVVNGKADAFVYDAPYNVVAEKKVGNGKLVFLEEPFTFEPLAFGLKKGDYDSINFINNFLHQIRNDGTYDRIHDKWFKSSEWLKDME
- the pip gene encoding prolyl aminopeptidase translates to MQTWYPQIKPYARHDLAVDDIHTLYVDESGSPEGLPVVFIHGGPGSGCDAQSRCYFDPNLYRIVTFDQRGCGRSTPRASLENNTTWDLVADLERIREHLGIDKWVLFGGSWGSTLSLAYAQTHPERVHGLIVRGIFLARPQDIHWFYQEGASRLFPDYWQDYIAPIPVEERHDMIAAYHKRLTGNDQIAQMHAAKAWSGWEGRMLGLCPSPAHVERFSEPQRALSIARIECHYFTNNSFLEPNQLIRDMHKIAHLPGVIIHGRYDMICPLDNAWALHQAWPNSELQVIREAGHAASEPGITDALVRATSEMARRLLDLPPEEA
- a CDS encoding glucan biosynthesis protein G, which produces MIVSPCNAPKLSAKRLRNALVTGSALFCLFGAGQLWAFSLDDVSAKAKELAGQKYEAPRSNLPNEFREMKFADYQKIRFRNEKAEWADQNTPFKLSFYHQGMHFDTPVKINEVTADSVQEIKYDPTRFDFGDVKFDPKATEQLGYAGFRVLYPINKADKQDEIMTMLGASYFRVVGKGQAYGLSARGMAIDTALPSGEEFPRFTEFWIERPKPGEKQLVIFALLDSPRATGAYRLILRPGTDTIVDVKSQMFLRDKVSKLGVAPLTSMYLFGANQPSKVLNYRRELHDSSGLSIHAGNGEWIWRPLNNPKHLSVSNFTVENPRGFGLLQRGRDFSHYEDLDDNYDKRPSAWIEPEGDWGKGTVNLVEIPTADETNDNIVAFWSPEKLPEVGQPLDVSYRLHWTMDEKSLHPADSAWVKQTLRSTGDVKQSNLIRQPDGSVAYLVDFEGPSLKALPSDAAVRSQVSVSDNAELVENSVRYNEHTKGWRLTLRMKIKDAGKPTEMRAALVQDVPPPAPEQDTSHVLKADKVLAKQHEKQAKKDAKDKEAKQPEAAPATPEPIKTEQVLTETWSYQLPADE
- a CDS encoding alpha/beta hydrolase, giving the protein MNPYPISPELAAFVAKTESFTSDDTSLAGLRHGYDRMCQAFTPPVLDGLAMTDFSLAGVGVRSYLPTAPMPSDGWPCLLYMHGGGWVVGGLDSHDFICFELASALRVLVIAVDYRLAPEHPFPAAYEDCRAVWQAIQAGQGPHAINLQRLLVIGDSAGGNLAAALCLGLRDDRQPLPVAQVLIYPGLGGPPDLPSRLDCADAPLLSSADTDSYLALYLQGSGKPTPYAMPLLANDFSGLPKACIAVAQFDPLRDDGMLYAERLQAAGVSSVLYPGKGLVHGCLRARRHVPEVDRLYDFLLDYLGSEGLTQV